AGTGAAAATCCAGTCCAAGTATATTTGCAAGAAGGAGATATCCCAATATATGCAGCTAGCAAGAACACGTTAATCCAGTAAGACATAGCATTAGCCAGAGCAGCCCCTTTGTTGCCAAGGCCGGTTTTGAGCACTAGAAACCAACAAGTGAATAAATGCAGCAAAGTAGTGGCTCCTGCAGTAAGCATCATAGGGAGGACGTCGTTTTGAGCTTGTAGAAACCTCATCTGACATTGTAGTAGTGCATAGGCAAAGATGCTCGGTATCATGAAGCATGCATAATCCCCTGCTTCGGCTGCTATTTCCATACTTTGTCCTAAGATTACAAGAATATGTCCTGCATTTGCCCAAATATAGGCTACGGGAATGCTGACTAAAAGAAGAACTATCATTGCCCTTTGCATATGGATACCAAGCATATGATATTGTTTTGCACCATATGCTTGCCCACAAATTGTGTCCAATGCACTTCCCATTCCCATCtgatcaagaaaaaataaaaatacaaaatgcAAAGATCAAAAAGTAGATTTATAAACAAGTTGAACAATAGTTAAAGAGACAAACTGATATAACCTCCATCATATTCATTTAATTTGTTATATTAATCACTACTACacaagttcttcttcttcaaacgCCATTTGGTCGTCTATTCCAAAAAGAACGACACCTTTCTGTATATCAGAAACAATTTGAATTTACCCTTATGGTATTATTCTTTTGTAGCCAGAGATATGTCATGTCGAGTTTCAAAAGTCATTTTTTCCTTTGTTGATAAACATCATGCCTAGTCAAATGCATGTCACATAAAATTGAAACAGAAGGATAACTAGCATGTTAACTTAATTTTCATGCTTGTTAGTTTCAATACAAGTGCTTTTACCTATTTTGGCAGAGTAATGTAATCCTATAGTTTCATACAGTGTTAACCAAAGGCTAAAATGGGAAAAAAAGAAGCTCTAAGGTCTGTTGGGCTTTAAAAGCAAAGTACAAATAAAGTGTGGGCTTTATTGAAAAAAGGCgcaaataagaagaaaaaaagacaaATATACGAATGTCTAGTCcaaaactaataattatagGTATAATATATAAACAAACACTCAAACTTGGCCTTAGCAGACAAGTACGTACTCCAACTTTGAGAGTGCACATCTAGACACCTCAATTCAATTTCAACTGGCAACTAAACACTCCAATTTGTCTCCATTGTATCTCGCGGACACCCGATACTAACGTGAGACATAAATTTTGGAGGTGTATAGATGATCATTTTATAAGTTGGGAGTGTTCAAATGACATAGTGGAGATgagttgaggtgtctagatgtGCATATTCAAAGTTGGAGCGTTTATTTGTTAGCTGAGGCAAAGTTTGTGTCTGTCTATGTATTATGTCAGAATTATAAGTATGAATAACAATATATGGACaaagaaactaaataaaaaaaatacaataaagtgaaatatcaatagTTTAGTGTTGTACACACATTGGTGAGGAAAAGTAGACCTTAGAGCCTTAATGACAATACCAAAGCGTCCACTAAGCGAGGCAAAATGCTCAACATGTTTTGTGCCTCGCTTCAGTGCTTAAGCGCGCACCTTTGACAACACTAGACTCTCATCCACATCTAAAAGATGTGAAGTCAAAAAACACTTACCAACAAGCTGAAACCAGTGACAGTGGCAAATGAAGTAGCCATTGATGCACCAGAAAGAGCTAACTCTCCAAGATGACCAACAAACATGACTGAAATCACCTGTAAGTAGAGGATGCAAAATTAGCCCATATACTAAAAGCATAATCCACCCAACCCCTTAAGTTTGGGCGAATTACTGACTCGCTAATTTATTAACTTAGCTCATTTTAATCCGTTCAAATTCAGTCTAAGTCTAACTCGCTCATCTGACACCCCTACCTGTAAGCaatatagaagaaaattgaCTGACATTAAAGGCCCTGCTAATGCCAAAATCTTCATAACTTCTTCAAGAAAATCAGCACATTTTCTCTTATTCTTTGATTCCTCatttcttgattttgatattagtGGACATTCaatgtctatttccctttcttgAATATCCATTTTCCCTCCTCAAATTTTGCCTTCACAAAGCTGAAAAAGTGAAGAACATAATAAAAAGATTCAAATTTTAAGATCTTTAAAAGGATATAcataaacaaagatattttGCATGGTCATTTTTATGAATATAAAAAGTTTGGAATAGATCAATAAGGAcaaaattgaataattttttatattgggGACAGACATAAATAAGGAATAGGACTTTTTGTATTTAACTTGTAATGTTCCAAAACAAGAACATGGTACAAAACATCTGTTCAAGTTCTATATCCAATGAAAGgatcaaatatatatgtttttttatagTATGTTTGGCAAAGTTTTTATTTAGAAAATGTGTTTATTTTAAAGAATTGAGGTGTTTAgtaaattttatgaaaaaataagtaattttaAGCAGTAACAGAAGTTTG
This sequence is a window from Solanum dulcamara chromosome 10, daSolDulc1.2, whole genome shotgun sequence. Protein-coding genes within it:
- the LOC129870697 gene encoding protein DETOXIFICATION 16-like: MDIQEREIDIECPLISKSRNEESKNKRKCADFLEEVMKILALAGPLMSVNFLLYCLQVISVMFVGHLGELALSGASMATSFATVTGFSLLMGMGSALDTICGQAYGAKQYHMLGIHMQRAMIVLLLVSIPVAYIWANAGHILVILGQSMEIAAEAGDYACFMIPSIFAYALLQCQMRFLQAQNDVLPMMLTAGATTLLHLFTCWFLVLKTGLGNKGAALANAMSYWINVFLLAAYIGISPSCKYTWTGFSLVAFSDIPRYLRLAIPSAVMVCMESWSFEMMVLLSGLLPNPKLETSVLSISLNTSSMIYMLPFGLSGATSIRVSNELGAGRPKAARIAAYTALFLATTEGILVAIFITSVRKFWGHCYSNEEEVVTYVAEMLMFIAGSHFIDANQSVLSGIARGCGWQKIGAIVNLGAYYLWGIPTGIVFAFFYHVGGKGLWLGLALSLLAQALIYLVITLRTNWDKEAKKAADRVTPELA